One segment of Panicum virgatum strain AP13 chromosome 1K, P.virgatum_v5, whole genome shotgun sequence DNA contains the following:
- the LOC120654256 gene encoding uncharacterized protein LOC120654256, protein MFSYMNAIHKDLWKVVEIGCEISDEDETPTPVQAYVPQRNFQALNILHTSVSPEEFDKIEDAPTAKDAWDTLQVNHQGSRKVRESRIKTLEDELSLFSVKKDESAKEMYNRMKKITNQIKSLGGDKWGDREIVDKLLTIYMARMSLYLA, encoded by the coding sequence ATGTTCAGTTATATGAATGCAATCCACAAGGATCTTTGGAAAGTTGTAGAAATTGGGTGTGAAATTTCGGATGAAGATGAAACTCCAACACCGGTTCAAGCATATGTGCCACAAAGAAACTTTCAAGCTTTAAACATCCTACACACATCCGTGAGCCccgaagagtttgacaagatagaaGATGCACCAACAGCCAAAGATGCTTGGGACACTCTCCAAGTAAATCATCAAGGGTCAAGAAAAGTTCGTGAATCAAGAATCAAGACCTTGGAAGATGAATTGAGCCTATTCTCCGTGAAGAAAGATGAAAGTGCCAAAGAGATGTACAACCGCATGAAGAAAatcacaaatcaaatcaaatctcttGGTGGTGACAAGTGGGGTGACCGTGAGATTGTGGACAAGCTCTTGACCATTTACATGGCTAGGATGTCACTTTATCTAGCTTGA